Proteins from a genomic interval of Mesobacillus sp. S13:
- a CDS encoding phosphatase PAP2 family protein, producing MRLNLLLIAFFGSLLCFILMSYLVQADHLVIFDKTVIDMVQGFEAGLLTAAMKFFTYIGSTRLIIILTIPIFLFLFFVLRLRGEILIFLAVVYITPILNRLLKLYFLRARPDFHRLIEIGGYSFPSGHAMNAFSFYSILAFLLWRHVPTRPGRIVVILFSSLMIFAIGISRIYLGVHYPSDIIGGYLASGLWVAAVIWFFQRYIERLEIPKRGY from the coding sequence ATGAGGCTTAATCTGCTCTTGATCGCCTTTTTTGGTTCATTATTATGTTTTATTTTGATGTCTTATCTTGTACAGGCTGATCATTTGGTTATTTTCGACAAGACTGTCATTGATATGGTGCAGGGATTTGAAGCAGGGCTGCTGACTGCAGCGATGAAGTTCTTTACCTATATAGGTTCGACAAGATTGATCATCATCCTGACCATTCCGATTTTCTTATTCCTTTTTTTTGTGTTAAGACTCAGGGGCGAAATCCTCATATTCCTGGCTGTTGTGTATATAACACCGATTCTGAACAGATTGCTGAAATTGTATTTTCTGCGTGCCAGACCAGATTTTCACCGGCTGATTGAAATAGGCGGATACAGTTTTCCGAGCGGCCATGCAATGAATGCTTTTTCTTTTTACAGTATCCTTGCTTTCCTGCTCTGGCGCCATGTACCCACTCGACCTGGGAGAATTGTCGTCATCCTTTTCAGCAGTTTGATGATTTTTGCGATTGGAATAAGCAGGATTTATTTAGGTGTACATTACCCTAGTGATATCATCGGCGGCTATCTTGCCAGCGGTCTGTGGGTCGCAGCAGTGATCTGGTTTTTCCAAAGATACATAGAAAGGCTGGAGATACCGAAAAGGGGGTACTGA
- a CDS encoding BC1872 family protein, with translation MTKTDAIARRILGWKLNRWDRWFDYEKGVFINDSEFQPEQNLVHAMLIVERLEKLGYSFSSNGVSEAAFNQFKGTGENLPEAITNAAYAIIENDSVISSSSLWRKLS, from the coding sequence ATGACGAAAACGGATGCGATTGCACGGAGGATTTTAGGGTGGAAGCTGAACAGATGGGACCGCTGGTTCGATTATGAAAAAGGTGTTTTCATTAATGACTCTGAATTCCAGCCGGAACAAAACCTGGTTCACGCGATGCTGATTGTCGAGCGATTGGAGAAACTGGGCTATAGCTTTTCATCCAATGGTGTTTCCGAGGCTGCTTTTAACCAATTCAAAGGGACTGGGGAAAATTTGCCTGAGGCCATCACGAATGCCGCCTATGCAATCATTGAAAATGACTCAGTAATCTCAAGTTCATCTTTGTGGCGCAAGCTGTCTTAA
- the cydS gene encoding cytochrome bd oxidase small subunit CydS, whose protein sequence is MAEFTMFYAPFIVIIASIAASFWLAGKDEKVE, encoded by the coding sequence ATGGCTGAATTCACAATGTTTTACGCACCTTTCATTGTCATTATCGCATCGATTGCTGCGTCATTCTGGCTGGCAGGGAAGGACGAAAAAGTGGAATAA
- a CDS encoding cytochrome d ubiquinol oxidase subunit II — protein MTLEIIGISVLWIFLFGYVIVASIDFGAGFFNAYSLFRGKQHILTGIIQRYLSPVWEVTNVFLVFFFVGIVGFFPKTAYYYGTILLVPASIGVVLLAIRGAYYAFTTYGGLKNKRYTYLYGLTGLFIPASLSIVLTISEGGFVKETASGIELDYWALFTSPLTWSIVVLSLAAVLYISAVFLTWYANKAKDEPATELLRKYALIWSVPAIVTATGIIVELRSHNPEHYSRLVDFWWLFAISFILFVGTVYLIGKRKAYGVAFGLLTGQFFIAFFAYGISHYPYLLYPFLSIYDSFTNEAMAIALIIAFIAGLGLLLPSLYLLLRLFLFNKDYVQGKRNDHA, from the coding sequence ATGACACTTGAAATAATCGGCATATCGGTTCTTTGGATCTTTCTTTTTGGATATGTCATCGTCGCTTCCATCGATTTCGGGGCAGGTTTTTTCAATGCATATAGCTTGTTCAGAGGAAAGCAGCATATCCTGACAGGGATCATTCAGCGATATTTATCTCCAGTTTGGGAAGTCACGAATGTATTCCTGGTATTTTTCTTCGTGGGAATTGTCGGCTTCTTTCCTAAAACGGCTTATTACTATGGAACCATCCTTCTTGTTCCGGCCAGCATTGGCGTTGTTTTGCTGGCGATCCGCGGAGCTTATTATGCGTTCACCACTTACGGTGGATTGAAGAACAAGAGGTACACGTACTTATATGGACTTACTGGCTTGTTCATCCCTGCCTCACTATCGATCGTGCTGACGATTTCGGAGGGAGGCTTTGTAAAGGAGACTGCATCGGGAATAGAATTGGACTACTGGGCACTTTTCACCAGTCCTTTGACTTGGAGCATCGTTGTCTTGAGCCTGGCCGCCGTTCTATATATATCCGCCGTTTTTTTGACCTGGTATGCGAACAAGGCAAAGGACGAACCGGCAACAGAACTGCTGAGGAAATATGCCTTGATATGGTCAGTGCCGGCAATCGTGACGGCAACTGGCATCATTGTGGAATTAAGGAGCCACAACCCTGAGCATTACAGCAGACTGGTTGATTTTTGGTGGCTGTTTGCCATCTCCTTCATCCTTTTTGTGGGGACCGTGTACTTGATTGGAAAACGCAAGGCATATGGCGTGGCATTCGGACTATTGACCGGCCAATTCTTTATTGCCTTTTTTGCCTATGGTATTTCGCATTATCCGTATCTGCTCTATCCGTTTCTTAGCATATACGACAGCTTTACCAATGAAGCGATGGCCATTGCGCTCATCATTGCATTCATTGCAGGGCTAGGGCTGCTGCTTCCATCGCTGTACCTGCTGTTGAGGTTGTTTTTATTCAATAAAGATTATGTCCAGGGGAAAAGGAATGACCATGCATAG
- a CDS encoding response regulator codes for MIKAAIAEDDFRVASIHEQFLEKIEGVTVAGKALNAREAIDLLETKEVDVLLLDNYLPDKNGVSILPALRKRFENLDIILITASTERKVVEPSIRNGVVDYIVKPATFERFREAIEKVVRRRRLMESNEEFNQAIIDKVITGVQAEPVSDLLPKGIDPLTLGKVEETLSMLSSGINAELLGEQLGASRTTARRYLEYLISIGKARAELEYGIVGRPERKYYMV; via the coding sequence ATGATCAAGGCAGCTATTGCAGAAGATGATTTCAGGGTTGCGTCAATCCATGAACAGTTTTTAGAAAAAATCGAGGGAGTCACGGTCGCAGGTAAAGCATTGAATGCCAGGGAAGCGATTGACCTGCTGGAAACTAAGGAAGTAGATGTGTTGCTGCTGGATAATTATCTTCCCGACAAAAACGGTGTATCCATACTGCCAGCCTTAAGAAAACGATTCGAGAATTTGGATATTATCCTGATTACTGCTTCTACAGAACGGAAAGTGGTGGAGCCATCAATACGCAATGGAGTAGTAGATTATATCGTTAAGCCAGCCACTTTCGAACGATTCAGGGAAGCTATCGAAAAGGTGGTCAGGCGCAGGCGACTGATGGAATCCAATGAGGAATTCAATCAGGCAATCATCGACAAGGTGATCACTGGCGTGCAAGCTGAACCGGTATCCGACCTTCTGCCAAAAGGAATCGACCCGTTAACTCTTGGAAAAGTTGAAGAAACCTTGAGCATGCTTTCAAGCGGCATAAATGCTGAGCTTTTAGGTGAGCAGTTAGGCGCTTCAAGAACGACAGCCAGAAGGTATTTGGAATATTTAATTTCCATAGGGAAAGCTAGAGCTGAATTAGAATACGGAATCGTTGGAAGACCAGAGCGAAAATACTATATGGTTTAA
- a CDS encoding LLM class flavin-dependent oxidoreductase, producing MKLSVLDQSVISKGDTAGQALRNTVKLAQITEDLGYTRFWVAEHHNTNGIAGSSPEVLISHIASMTKKIRVGSGGVLLPQYSPYKVAENFKMLETLFPNRIDAGLGRSPGGSATTRLALTDGMRKSLNEFPRQVKDLQGFLRNELSSDHPYHQVKAYPEGPCSTELWLLGITHRGARLAAELGTAFTYGHFITPVNGKRSLEQYYREFQPSALLHKPKANVCVFVVCAETEEKAEELALSQDLWLLRVEKGMDTRIPSLEEAKNAPLTSSDRSKILENRKRMIIGTPTKVKDELLRLGEVYRTDEFMIINNLYSFEEKVNTYALLADSLL from the coding sequence ATGAAATTGAGTGTACTTGACCAATCTGTTATCAGCAAGGGGGATACTGCTGGCCAGGCATTAAGGAATACGGTTAAGCTGGCACAAATCACGGAAGACCTTGGATATACCAGGTTCTGGGTGGCTGAACATCATAATACCAATGGCATCGCTGGTTCTTCACCGGAAGTACTGATTTCCCATATAGCGTCCATGACGAAAAAAATCCGGGTAGGATCCGGAGGTGTGCTTCTCCCGCAATACAGTCCATATAAGGTCGCGGAAAATTTCAAGATGCTGGAAACCTTGTTCCCAAATCGGATTGACGCTGGACTCGGACGGTCTCCTGGCGGGTCAGCGACAACAAGGCTTGCCTTGACTGATGGGATGAGGAAGAGCTTAAACGAATTTCCGAGACAAGTTAAAGATCTTCAGGGATTTTTAAGAAATGAACTATCCAGCGACCATCCATATCATCAGGTCAAAGCCTATCCTGAGGGACCTTGTTCTACTGAATTATGGTTATTAGGAATAACGCACAGAGGTGCAAGACTTGCTGCGGAACTAGGAACAGCTTTTACATACGGTCATTTCATTACGCCTGTTAATGGCAAAAGGTCCCTGGAACAATATTATCGGGAGTTTCAGCCTTCGGCATTACTTCATAAGCCTAAAGCAAATGTCTGTGTTTTCGTCGTTTGCGCAGAAACAGAGGAAAAGGCTGAAGAATTGGCCTTGAGCCAGGATTTATGGCTTTTGCGGGTTGAAAAAGGAATGGACACCAGAATTCCCTCGCTGGAAGAGGCAAAAAATGCTCCGCTTACTTCTAGCGACCGATCCAAGATCCTGGAAAATCGAAAGCGGATGATCATTGGCACTCCAACAAAAGTGAAGGACGAACTTTTGAGGCTTGGTGAGGTGTACAGAACTGATGAATTCATGATAATCAATAATCTGTATAGCTTTGAGGAAAAGGTGAATACCTATGCTTTGTTGGCTGACTCTCTGCTTTAA
- a CDS encoding cytochrome ubiquinol oxidase subunit I: protein MGNEESVFFSRVLTELTLSFHIIYATIGVGIPLMIMIAQWLGIKKQDEHYILLARRWTRGFVITVAVGVVTGTAIGLQLSLLWPNFMELAGNVIALPLFMETFAFFFEAIFLGIYLYTWDRFENQKKHLLLLIPVAVGASFSAVFITIVNAFMNAPQGFDLVNGQLVNINPVLAMFNPAMPTKVAHVLATAYMTSAFVLASIGAFRLLKGSNHIYHKKALFLTMKIGLIFSIAAAIIGDFSGKYLAEYQPEKLAAAEWHFETHEGAPLMLYGVLDDGEVKYALKIPYALSILAHSNPNAEVIGLSEFPEDEIPPLYIHYLFDGMVTIGMWMMALSLAYVVGVWMKWSFIRTRWYRWLIVFGGPLSIIAIELGWWFAEVGRQPWILRGIMKVEDAATTSGQVDLMLLLFAGLYLILAIGSTVVLTRMFRKNTVEQELADRELEKEGEFR from the coding sequence ATGGGGAATGAAGAATCAGTTTTTTTCAGCCGTGTCTTGACGGAGCTTACATTATCCTTCCATATTATTTATGCCACTATAGGAGTAGGAATACCGCTCATGATCATGATCGCTCAGTGGCTCGGAATCAAGAAACAGGATGAACATTATATCCTGCTTGCTAGAAGGTGGACGCGCGGTTTTGTCATCACTGTAGCGGTCGGAGTTGTGACAGGAACGGCAATTGGCTTGCAGCTGTCATTGTTGTGGCCTAATTTTATGGAATTGGCAGGCAATGTCATTGCTCTTCCACTGTTCATGGAAACCTTCGCATTTTTCTTTGAAGCAATTTTCCTCGGCATTTATCTCTATACTTGGGACCGGTTTGAAAATCAGAAGAAACACTTGCTGCTATTGATCCCTGTTGCGGTCGGGGCCTCATTTTCAGCGGTATTCATCACAATAGTGAATGCATTCATGAATGCACCGCAAGGCTTTGACCTGGTCAATGGACAGCTGGTCAATATCAATCCGGTTCTGGCGATGTTCAATCCGGCGATGCCGACAAAGGTTGCCCATGTGCTGGCGACTGCTTATATGACTTCGGCTTTTGTACTCGCTTCGATTGGCGCATTCAGGCTTTTAAAAGGATCCAATCATATCTACCATAAAAAAGCGTTATTCCTAACAATGAAAATCGGCCTGATCTTTTCGATTGCTGCTGCGATCATTGGGGATTTCTCAGGTAAATACCTCGCAGAATACCAGCCGGAAAAGCTGGCAGCAGCGGAGTGGCACTTCGAGACTCATGAAGGAGCGCCGTTGATGCTATATGGTGTTCTTGATGACGGCGAAGTAAAATATGCGCTTAAAATTCCTTATGCGCTAAGTATTTTGGCACACAGCAATCCAAATGCTGAGGTCATTGGCCTTAGTGAATTCCCTGAAGATGAAATCCCTCCACTTTATATCCACTATTTATTTGATGGAATGGTGACGATCGGGATGTGGATGATGGCCCTGTCGCTTGCTTATGTCGTGGGTGTGTGGATGAAATGGAGTTTTATCCGGACCAGATGGTATCGCTGGCTGATCGTCTTTGGCGGACCGTTGTCGATAATTGCGATTGAGCTTGGCTGGTGGTTTGCTGAAGTCGGAAGGCAGCCCTGGATCCTTCGCGGAATCATGAAGGTAGAGGATGCGGCCACGACTAGCGGACAGGTCGATTTGATGCTGCTGCTGTTTGCCGGCTTATACTTGATCCTTGCCATCGGCAGCACAGTTGTATTAACAAGGATGTTCCGGAAAAACACAGTTGAACAGGAACTGGCAGACAGGGAACTGGAGAAGGAAGGTGAGTTTCGATGA
- a CDS encoding sensor histidine kinase, with amino-acid sequence MKKKKHQMSLQTKIIGSNIINTVFIIFIFLAISLVIEYKQVEKQRGNQALQLARTVSSMPTVIRAFEEEDPSKTLQPLMNQIRRETGAQFIVIGNKDGLRYAHPDEKKLGLTMIGGDNSPALKGEFYISKAKGSLGQSIRGKGPIRNQQGEIVGIVSVGYMIADLREDAFQRGKEIGFISLIVVMIGIIASYLLAKNIRRTTLGLEPHEMTSLYLERNAILYSIKEGIISVDKNGYITMINQSAKELLDIQEDSVNQKIESIIPNTGVYSVLESGKPDRDHEITLRNRDMIINRTPIIENGEVIGVVSTFRDKTEINKMLETLSEVQRYSEDLRAQTHEFSNKLYVLSGLLQLGKHDEAIEMIQAESEVHESQNKIIFDQIFDTKIQALLLGKLGKASEKKIHFVIDENSSMGPLPAHIPYTDVISIIGNLIDNAFDAVEGSKDGEVTFFAIDLGEDLIIEVYDNGSGISLHETDKIFETGFSTKGEENRGYGLAIVKQAIDKLDGNVEVESKPGTGSVLTVYLPKKRFSTAN; translated from the coding sequence ATGAAAAAGAAAAAGCATCAAATGTCCCTGCAAACAAAAATCATCGGCTCTAACATTATTAATACAGTGTTTATCATCTTCATTTTCCTGGCAATATCACTGGTGATTGAATACAAGCAGGTTGAAAAGCAAAGGGGAAACCAGGCTCTTCAATTAGCAAGAACGGTATCATCAATGCCTACTGTAATTAGAGCTTTTGAGGAGGAGGATCCCTCGAAGACTCTTCAGCCACTCATGAATCAAATTAGACGGGAAACTGGGGCCCAATTCATCGTTATCGGGAATAAAGATGGACTGAGATATGCTCATCCAGATGAGAAGAAACTTGGATTGACAATGATAGGAGGAGACAACAGTCCGGCATTAAAAGGTGAATTTTATATCTCTAAGGCGAAAGGTTCACTAGGACAGTCAATCAGGGGAAAAGGCCCGATCCGGAATCAGCAAGGTGAGATTGTCGGCATCGTATCAGTCGGCTATATGATTGCTGACTTAAGGGAGGATGCTTTTCAGAGAGGAAAAGAAATAGGTTTCATTTCCCTGATCGTCGTCATGATCGGTATTATTGCAAGCTATCTATTGGCTAAGAATATTCGGAGGACAACCCTAGGCCTGGAGCCGCATGAGATGACGTCCCTGTATCTTGAGCGAAATGCCATACTTTATTCCATAAAAGAAGGCATTATCTCGGTTGATAAAAATGGATACATAACAATGATTAATCAGTCTGCTAAAGAACTATTGGATATACAAGAAGACAGCGTGAATCAAAAGATTGAGAGTATCATCCCCAATACCGGTGTGTATAGTGTACTGGAATCGGGAAAGCCGGACCGTGATCATGAAATCACCTTAAGGAATAGAGATATGATCATCAATCGGACACCAATTATTGAAAATGGTGAAGTAATCGGTGTGGTATCTACATTCCGAGATAAAACAGAGATCAATAAAATGCTCGAAACTCTGAGTGAAGTGCAGAGGTATTCCGAGGATTTACGGGCACAAACACATGAATTTTCCAACAAGCTTTATGTGCTGTCAGGTCTGCTTCAATTGGGTAAGCATGATGAGGCTATAGAAATGATTCAGGCAGAATCAGAAGTTCATGAAAGTCAAAATAAAATCATTTTTGACCAAATCTTCGATACGAAAATACAGGCACTTTTATTAGGCAAACTGGGGAAAGCTTCAGAGAAAAAAATTCATTTTGTCATAGATGAGAATAGCAGTATGGGTCCGCTGCCCGCACATATTCCCTACACTGATGTTATATCGATCATCGGAAATCTCATTGACAATGCCTTTGATGCTGTGGAAGGAAGCAAAGATGGGGAAGTGACATTTTTTGCGATTGACCTAGGTGAGGATTTGATCATTGAAGTATACGACAATGGATCAGGTATCTCACTCCATGAGACAGATAAGATATTTGAGACGGGCTTTTCCACAAAGGGCGAGGAAAACCGTGGATATGGTCTGGCAATCGTAAAACAGGCAATCGATAAACTGGATGGAAACGTTGAGGTAGAATCCAAGCCTGGCACAGGATCGGTATTGACCGTTTACCTGCCGAAAAAGAGATTCAGTACTGCAAATTAG